Part of the Jatrophihabitans sp. GAS493 genome, CGATCCTCGAAGTTCAGCGCAACCGGTCAGTCATCGACCTGACCGCACGCAGCGTGCTCGCCCCGAGCATGCGCCTCGGTGAATGGAGCATTCCCCAGGGCTACACGGTGATGGTCGGCATCGACCTGGTGCACCATGACGACTCGATCTTCCCGAACGCGGCTGTCTTCGACCCGGACCGCTTCCTCGGCACCCATCCCGACACCTACGCGTGGGTTCCATTCGGCGGTGGGACCCGACGCTGCATCGGTGCGGCCTTCGCGAATATGGAGATGAACGTCGTGCTGCGCACGCTGTTGCGGGAGTTCGAGCTCATTCCGTCTGGCGAGCCGGACGAACGCTGGCACTCCCGTGGTGTCGCCTTCGCCCCGGCCAAGGGTGGGCGCGCCGTCGTGCGCCGTCGCGCAACGACGCAGAACGGTGTGACGCCCAACTCATCGGTAACATGACTCGAGCCGGCGAATCGCGAATCCGGCGGGCCATACCCGATCGCAAGTAAGTGAGGACCACCGGAGCATGGCAGGACGGCACAGTGCTTCAGGTGGGACGGGCGACTCGCCCCAGCCTGCTCGGCGGGCGCGGCCGGCCCGGGAAGCCAGGTCCGCGCGCCCCCGCCGCCGAGTGCTGACCGGCGTCGTCGTCGCCCTCCTGGTTGCCGGCACAGCCAGTTACTTCGCCTTCAAACCCGGCGACGACGCCACCACCGCCGGTCAGGCCGCGGCGACGAAGACACCCTGCACCGGCAATCTCAACGTGCCGGTGGTAGTCAGCGCCGAGCTCCTGCCGGCCGTGCAGGCATTGGCCAACAAATGGACGGCCAGCAAGCCGTCCGTCGACGGAGCCTGCGCGCAGGCCGCGGTCACCGTTCAGGACCCATCGTCGGTGGTCTCGGAACTGGCCTCAGCCGCGGCACCCACCGTCTGGCTTCCCGATTCGACCACGTGGAGCAGCAAGCTCACCGCCGTCCGCCCATCGCTGGTGACGCAGGTCGGCTCGGCCGGGACCTCGCCGCTCGTCGTCGCGGCGGCGGCGGGCAGCAGCGCCGCGCTCGGCAGCGAGGCCGCAGCCGGATGGAAGGGAGTTCTCTCCGGGAGCGTGCCGATCTCGATCGCCGATCCACGCACCTCCGGCGCCGGCGCGCTCATCACGACCACGGCGGCGTCGCAGGCCGGCACCGAGCCGGGAGCGCAAGCGCAGGTCGTCGGTCTCTTCATGCGCATGCAGACCGCTCCGCTCACCTCGCCCACCGACGGGTTCGCCAGCTTCAAGGCCAACCCGTCCACGGCCCGCTCGTTCGTGACCAGCGAGCAGCAGGTCTACGCCGCCAACCAGCAGGCCGGGACGGTGCTGGCCAAGGCGATCTACCCGGCCGGCCCGGCGGTGCTGCTGGACTATCCGATCCTCACCGTCGCCTCCACGAACCCGTCCCCGAGCGGCGCCGCCGGCGCGGCGGCCTTCGCCAAGACACTCACCTCCGCCGCCGCTCGGCTCCAGTTCGCCCAACTCGGCCTGCGGGACGAGCAGGCCGCGCCGCTGGCCGGGGCGGCCACGCTCCTCGGGGTCGAGTCGCCGGTCGTCGAGGCGGCGCCGGCCCCACCGGAGCAGCTGCAGGCCCTCTCCGGCCGGCTCTGGCAGGCCGCGCTGAAACCGTCGCACATGCTCTCGGTGATCGACGTCTCCGGTTCGATGAATGATCCGGCGGTCCCGGGCGGCAGCTCGAAGATCGTCATCGCCTCCAAGGCCACCCAGGTCGCCACCAGCGTGGTGCCGCCGAGTTGGACCGTCGGCCTCTGGGTCTTCTCCACCAAGGCTCCCCCGGCCAATCCCTGGACCGAACTCGTCCCGCTCGGCATCGTCGGCCGGAATCGGCCGCAGCTGCTGGCGGCGGACCGCGCCCTCCCGCAGCAGACCGGCGGGAACACGGCACTCTATGCGACGGTGCTGGCCGCCTTCGCCGACAGCAGCCGCCACTACGATCCGAAAGCGGTCAATGTCGTCGCACTCTTGACCGACGGCTCCAATGTCGACCCGAACAGCAGCATCACGCTGGCCGACGTACTGGCTACGCTGAAGACGCAGTACAACCCGGCAAAGCCGGTTCGCATCGTGACGATCGGCTTCGGCCATGATGCGGACACCGCCGCCCTGAAGAAGATCTCAGACGCGACGGGTGGGCAGTCATATCAGGTGAACGACCCGTCGCAGATCGGCGGAGTGCTCCTCGATGCAATCGTCGCCAACAACACCTGACCCGCCGGGCCCGACGAGAGGCGACGCATGCCCCGCCAGCACGACTCCGACGACGCCACGCCCGATGAGAACGGCCCCCTAGCCGCCCAGCAGGGCTTCCTCAGCGAACTCTGGGACGCCATCTCCCCCCGGACGGTGGCCCTGGTCGTCGGGGTCCTGGCCCTGCAGTTGGGGTTCATCCTCTCCTACGTGGGGGCCTTCCACGCGCCGAGGCCGCACAGCATACCGGTGGCGATCGTCGCCCCGGCCTCGACCTCGGCGCAACTGGTCGCGAAGCTCAACGCCATCGACGGCAGCCCGATCAAGGTCGACGCGGTAGCCAGCGAGGCGATCGCTCGGCAGAAGATCCTCGACACCTCCCGCTCCGGGGCGCTGATCGTCGACCCGACCGGTAAGCAGGACCGCCTCCTCATCGCCTCCGGTGGCGGCACGTCGGTCGCTTCGGCCGTCGAGCAGGTCGTGCAGCAGGCTGAGGCCAGCCAGCAGCGCACCGTCGCCGTGGAGGACGTCGTTCCGCTGCAGTCCGGAGACGGGCGGGGACTCACCGGCTTCTACCTGGTGATCGGCTGGATCGTCGGTGGCTATCTGGTCGCGGCCCTGCTCGGCGTCTCGAAGGGCGCCCGGCCGGCAACCCCCCGGCGGGCCCTCATCCGGCTGCTGGCCGTAGTGCCGTACGCCATCGCCTCCGGATTCGGCGGCGCCCTCATCGTCGATCAGGTACTGGGCGCGCTCACCGGACACTTCGTCGCGCTCTGGTGGCTCGGCGCCCTCATCGTCTACGCCAGCGCGGCGGTCACCATGGCGCTCCAGGTGCTCTTCGGAGTGCTCGGTATCGGCATCACCGTTCTCGTCTTCGTGGTGCTCGGTAACCCCAGTGCCGGTGGCGCGTACCAGCCATCCCTGCTGCCTCCGTTCTGGCGGGCGATGAGCTTCCTGCTCCCGAACGGTGCCGGCACCGACACCGTTCGCCGGATCGTCTACTTCGCCGGGGTGGGGATCGGCTGGCATCTGTTGGTGATCGCCGCCTACGCGATCGGCGGAACGGCCGTGGCACTGATTGGCTCACGGGCACATCAGCGCCGCGCCCTGGCCGGCGACCGCGAGGCCGGGCTGCTCGTGTAGCGGCCGCAGGAGCGGCGATCCGGACCGAGGTGCCAAGATGGATGAATGGCCCTCGTCCGAAAGCTCGCCCGCCCGCTGCTCGCCTCCGTATTCGTCGTCGGAGGGATCGACGCTATTCGCCACCCCGCGGGGAAGGCCCCGAGCGCGGAGAAGGTGACCGGACGGCTGGTCAGCCAGCTACCCGGCGTCACCTCGACCGAGCAACTGGTGCGCCTGGACGGAGTGGCGAAGGTAGTCGGTGGGATCGCCCTGGGCACCGGAACCTTCCCGCGATTGGCTTCATTGGTGCTGGTCGGCAGCATGGTGCCGACCACGGTGGCTGGACACGCGTTCTGGGATGAGCAGGACCCGTCCAAGCGCGCGGCCCAGCGGCTTCAGTTCATCAAGAACGGGGCGATCCTCGGTGGCCTGCTGCTGGCCGCGGTCGACACCGAGGGGAAGCCCTCGATCGGTTGGCGGGCCCGCCGCACGGCCCGCGAGCTCCGGCGTAGCGCAAAGTCAGCCGGCGCGGCGATCGGTGAGACCACGCACTCCTTCGGCCTATCGGCCCAGCAGCTCGGCCAGACGGCTCAGCAGCTTGGGCAGTCGGCCCAGCAGCTCGGCCAGTCAGCTCAGCAGCGCCTGCCGATCTAGGGCATCGCTCTTTCGTATCCTGTGGGCGTGACAAACGCCGCCGAACGATCCGAGGCGATCCGGACGGTCGCCCTCTGCAAGAACTACGGCCACCGGCCGGCCCTGATCGATATGGATCTGCGGGTCGGGGTCGGTGAGGTCTTCGGGTTTCTCGGACCCAACGGCGCTGGAAAATCCACCACGATCCGGGTGCTCCTCGACCTGCTCCGCCCCACCTCGGGCGACGTGACGATGCTCGGGCTGCGTCCGCGGCAGGACGGTCCGGCGCTGCGCCGGCGGATCGGCTACCTTCCCGGCGAATTCGTCATCTACGGCCGCCAGAGCGTGCGCGAAGCCCTCACCGGCCTGGCCCGGCTGCGCGGCGGTGTCGCCCCGCAGCGCATCGCCGAGCTGGCCGAACGCTTCGATCTCGACCTGAGCCGAACCTTTCGCGAGCTATCAAAGGGAAATCGCCAGAAGGTCGGCCTGCTGCAGGCGTTCATGCATGATCCGGAGCTGCTCATCCTGGACGAGCCGACGGACGGGCTGGACCCCTTGCTGCGGCAGCGCTTCGTCGAGTTGGTCAACGAGGTCCGGGCCGACGGCCGGACGGTCTTCCTCTCCTCCCACATCCTCTCCGAGGTGCAGGCCACCGCAGATCGCGTCGGCATGATCCGGGGTGGGCGCCTGGTGGCGACGGACTCGGTGGAGTCGCTGCGGGAGCGCGCGGTGCGAAGCGTCGAGATCCAGTTCGAGGAAGAGGTCGACGCTGCCGAGTTCGGGCGGCTGCCGAACGTCCTTGCTGTCTCGGTGACCGTTGAGGGCGAGGTCTGGGTGCTGCGCTGCCAGCTCGCCGGCGGGGCCGACGGGCTGGTCAAGGCCGCGGCCCGCCACCCGGTGCGCACGCTAAGGGTGGATGAGCCGGACCTCGAGGACGTCTTCGTGACGCTGTACCGGGAGGCCGACGATGGCGACCGCTGAGGTAGCCCGGCTGACGCTGCGGCAGAACCGGCG contains:
- a CDS encoding DoxX family protein, which codes for MALVRKLARPLLASVFVVGGIDAIRHPAGKAPSAEKVTGRLVSQLPGVTSTEQLVRLDGVAKVVGGIALGTGTFPRLASLVLVGSMVPTTVAGHAFWDEQDPSKRAAQRLQFIKNGAILGGLLLAAVDTEGKPSIGWRARRTARELRRSAKSAGAAIGETTHSFGLSAQQLGQTAQQLGQSAQQLGQSAQQRLPI
- a CDS encoding ABC transporter ATP-binding protein translates to MTNAAERSEAIRTVALCKNYGHRPALIDMDLRVGVGEVFGFLGPNGAGKSTTIRVLLDLLRPTSGDVTMLGLRPRQDGPALRRRIGYLPGEFVIYGRQSVREALTGLARLRGGVAPQRIAELAERFDLDLSRTFRELSKGNRQKVGLLQAFMHDPELLILDEPTDGLDPLLRQRFVELVNEVRADGRTVFLSSHILSEVQATADRVGMIRGGRLVATDSVESLRERAVRSVEIQFEEEVDAAEFGRLPNVLAVSVTVEGEVWVLRCQLAGGADGLVKAAARHPVRTLRVDEPDLEDVFVTLYREADDGDR
- a CDS encoding DUF3533 domain-containing protein, translated to MPRQHDSDDATPDENGPLAAQQGFLSELWDAISPRTVALVVGVLALQLGFILSYVGAFHAPRPHSIPVAIVAPASTSAQLVAKLNAIDGSPIKVDAVASEAIARQKILDTSRSGALIVDPTGKQDRLLIASGGGTSVASAVEQVVQQAEASQQRTVAVEDVVPLQSGDGRGLTGFYLVIGWIVGGYLVAALLGVSKGARPATPRRALIRLLAVVPYAIASGFGGALIVDQVLGALTGHFVALWWLGALIVYASAAVTMALQVLFGVLGIGITVLVFVVLGNPSAGGAYQPSLLPPFWRAMSFLLPNGAGTDTVRRIVYFAGVGIGWHLLVIAAYAIGGTAVALIGSRAHQRRALAGDREAGLLV
- a CDS encoding VWA domain-containing protein, coding for MAGRHSASGGTGDSPQPARRARPAREARSARPRRRVLTGVVVALLVAGTASYFAFKPGDDATTAGQAAATKTPCTGNLNVPVVVSAELLPAVQALANKWTASKPSVDGACAQAAVTVQDPSSVVSELASAAAPTVWLPDSTTWSSKLTAVRPSLVTQVGSAGTSPLVVAAAAGSSAALGSEAAAGWKGVLSGSVPISIADPRTSGAGALITTTAASQAGTEPGAQAQVVGLFMRMQTAPLTSPTDGFASFKANPSTARSFVTSEQQVYAANQQAGTVLAKAIYPAGPAVLLDYPILTVASTNPSPSGAAGAAAFAKTLTSAAARLQFAQLGLRDEQAAPLAGAATLLGVESPVVEAAPAPPEQLQALSGRLWQAALKPSHMLSVIDVSGSMNDPAVPGGSSKIVIASKATQVATSVVPPSWTVGLWVFSTKAPPANPWTELVPLGIVGRNRPQLLAADRALPQQTGGNTALYATVLAAFADSSRHYDPKAVNVVALLTDGSNVDPNSSITLADVLATLKTQYNPAKPVRIVTIGFGHDADTAALKKISDATGGQSYQVNDPSQIGGVLLDAIVANNT